The nucleotide window GGACCGAGCCAGGCGGCCGGTACGTCAACGGGAAACGGGAGCGCCGAATCCACGGCCTCGAGGCGACGTACGATCTCGACCGCGAGACGGTTTCCATCGGGGAACGCGACAGCGACGAGCGTCACACGTTCCACCTCGACCTCGACCGTGACTGTTTCACGTCGTGGCTTTCTGACTTCTTCGGCTATCCGGTCGATCTCGTTCGCGACGACGAGGGCGGGTTCCCGGACGATACGGATGCCACGGGACCGACAGTGATCAGTACGGGCACGCTCGAGGCCGTCGCCTCGTGGTACGAGGGGATCGACGCCGACGAGATGTGTCGGCGGCTCCGTCCGAATCTGGTCCTCGAGGCACCTGCGTTCTGGGAGGATCGCCTCTACGAGGCACCCGGACAGGTCGTCCCCTTCGAGGTCGGCTCAGCGACGTTGCAGGGCGTCAATCCGTGTCAACGGTGTGTCGTTCCGACCCGCGATCCCGACACCGGCGAACCGACCGACGGATTTCGGGAGACGTTCGTCGAGCAACGGGCAGCGACGCTCCCCGAGTGGGCGAGCGAGGACTGGTTCGATCACTACTTCCGGCTGATGGTGAACACGCACGTGCCCGACGCTTCGTGGGGGACGACGCTCGCCGTCGGCGACCGCGTGACCGTCGACAAATCGACGGTCGATCCGAAGTCAGTCGACTGATCCCGAAGATCCCGTCACCGCCGGCGAGTCGACTGCGGCTGGTTTTCAGTTCTGGTACTCACGGGTAAAACGCAAAGAGGGCGCTCCGGCTTTCGGTGGGCATGAACTACGGTCTCGATATCGAGCCCGATGGGATCCGGGTCGCTACCGATACGGCGGATGGGGTGGACCTCGAGTCGGTACCAACCCTCACGGCTCCGACAGACGCGGAGCCGACTTTGGCGACGGACACTGACCCGAACTCCGGTGACTCGCTGCTCTCGAACGGCGTATTGATGACGGACGACGACGCCGAGGAGACACTCGAAGCGCTGCTCGAGGACGTCCTCGGCCCCGACGCCGCTGACGACGGTCGACTCTGTTATACGACGTCCGGGACGGTGGTCGACGGAGCCGAACCGATCGATGCCCGTCGCGACGCCGTCGCCTCGGTTGTTGACGACTGGGGGCTCGAGGCGACGCCGATCAACAGCGGGTTCGCCGTCGTCTACGACCAGTTCGCCGACGACAACTACACTGGCCTCGGTGTCCGGATCGGCCCGCAGACGACGAGCGTCGCGCTCGCATACTATGGCGTGCCCGCGGTGTCGTGTTCACTCGCGAAGGGCAGCGAGTGGGTCATCGACCGGGCGGCCGACGACACGGGACGGGACCCGGCACAGGTCACCACCGTACTCGAGTCGTTCGTGTTCGACCCCGACGCGGCGACGGACGAAATCGAAGCCGCACTCGCGACAGCGTTCGACGCGCTGGTCGGTGACCTCGCCGACACACTCGAGCGCGAAGCCGGCGAGGCCGACATCCAGCGAGGGCTGGCCGTCCCGCTCACCGTTGCGGGGTCGGGCGCGGTGGCGGGTCTCGAGTACCTGATAGCGGGACGGTTCGACAGCGCGCTGCCGATTTCAGTCCGCGATCCGCGACGTGCCGACGAGCCGGCCGCAAGCGCTGCCAGAGGGGCCCTTGAAGCCGCGAAAGACGGCGTCGAGGGCCACGATGCCGTGGCGTGGTCGCCAACCGACGCGACCGACGGCGACAAGAACGACGGGTTCACGACCGTGACTGAACCGACCGGCGAGATGACGCTGACGTTCGACGACTCGCTCGAGGACAGCGCCGAGACGGACCGCGCTCGAGCCGACGACGCGATCGAGCAGTTGTTCGATCGACTCGCGGACCGAGACGACGAGATCCTGTCGATCCGGGCCGACCTCGAGACGGTGAGCGATGCCCTCGACGACCTCGATGCACGGGCGGCCAACGCCGATGCAGTTAGGGCCTTGGAAGCCACTCTCGAGGGGCTCGAAGACGACCTGATCGCGCTCGAAGCCGAAAGCGAGCGCTACGCGAGCGGAGAGGTAGTTTCGAGCCTCGAGGACGACTTCGACGTCCTTTCGACCGCGTTCGACAGGCACCGAGCCGACGTCGACGAACTCGAGTCGGCGATGAACGACGAGTTCGACACATTCGAG belongs to Natronorubrum aibiense and includes:
- a CDS encoding MOSC domain-containing protein, which codes for MAQPQLASIRVHPIKSLGGVSVTEAEIVDNGGLSWDRRYAIVEQSPEGTTGTEPGGRYVNGKRERRIHGLEATYDLDRETVSIGERDSDERHTFHLDLDRDCFTSWLSDFFGYPVDLVRDDEGGFPDDTDATGPTVISTGTLEAVASWYEGIDADEMCRRLRPNLVLEAPAFWEDRLYEAPGQVVPFEVGSATLQGVNPCQRCVVPTRDPDTGEPTDGFRETFVEQRAATLPEWASEDWFDHYFRLMVNTHVPDASWGTTLAVGDRVTVDKSTVDPKSVD
- a CDS encoding disk-shape morphogenesis protein volactin → MNYGLDIEPDGIRVATDTADGVDLESVPTLTAPTDAEPTLATDTDPNSGDSLLSNGVLMTDDDAEETLEALLEDVLGPDAADDGRLCYTTSGTVVDGAEPIDARRDAVASVVDDWGLEATPINSGFAVVYDQFADDNYTGLGVRIGPQTTSVALAYYGVPAVSCSLAKGSEWVIDRAADDTGRDPAQVTTVLESFVFDPDAATDEIEAALATAFDALVGDLADTLEREAGEADIQRGLAVPLTVAGSGAVAGLEYLIAGRFDSALPISVRDPRRADEPAASAARGALEAAKDGVEGHDAVAWSPTDATDGDKNDGFTTVTEPTGEMTLTFDDSLEDSAETDRARADDAIEQLFDRLADRDDEILSIRADLETVSDALDDLDARAANADAVRALEATLEGLEDDLIALEAESERYASGEVVSSLEDDFDVLSTAFDRHRADVDELESAMNDEFDTFEASIEALETTTADEQAVLDARIGDLVADLDEIIADTNTLDERLESLQSEQESLETMAASAADLDAVTETVSRFEDELGAVDETIDRLGTRADGFAGRLEEQAIQLDDVDDRLTARAEQADEERKQLGDDIEAVEAALEAELGALERDFETLERRFDELDDTVTERIDTLAADRDEPVSELRAAIDARLDTLEAELEAVADTEDRTNRLDDRMSDHATRLETHAETLEDYDGRLKSLTTDVADLAATLDGADKSSEAQLSSIETRVDELEARVETDREDDPEAIRAELETVQDRLEIDDAPSFGAQLATGGGSAGVVAGSVAALTGAVTIGAAAAVLGLVVIAVVVGHER